The DNA region TAGCCGAACTGGGTGATTACCATGGCGTAGAATCTAGTGTTATGACACTAAATGCAACAGCCTATCAAGATAAATTAGATCTATCTACAACTTGGGGAGTTGTAGGTTCTGCCACAACTAATGGCTGGGATGGTCCTGATATGCCTTTTTATAAAACAAGTACTGCTGATGTATATGTGGCTTATGTTATGCTAGCCGATGGTGAAATTAAGTTTAGAGAGAATAATTCTTGGGATTTAAACTATGGAGACACAGGTGCTGATAACACGTTGGAAGAGAACGGTGATAATATTGCCGTAAATGCTGGAACTTATAAAATTACATTTAACCTTGGTGCCTTAACTTATACTATAGAACCTTTTACTTGGGGCTTAGTAGGTTCAGCGACACCAAACGGATGGGATGGTCCAGATGTACCTTTGGAGTATGATCCTTTTTCAGACACATGGAAAGCAATTGTTAGTTTAGTTGATGGTGAAATTAAAGTTCGTCAAAATAATGACTGGGGAGTTAATTATGGAGATGCTAATGGGGATAATGTTTTAGATACGGATGGAGATAACAACATAGCGGTAACTGCCGACACTTATTTAGTTACTGTTAACTTTAATGATTTCTCATATTCATTAGAATCAATTGATGTTTGGGGAATTGTCGGTAGTGCAACTCCGAATGGCTGGGATGGCCCTGACACTAAATTCAAATTAGATTATGGTCAAGACGGTGTTTGGTACTTAAATAATATGACCTTAGTTGATGGTGAAATTAAATTTAGACAAAATGATGCTTGGGATGTTAATTATGGAGATGCTAATGGTGATAATGTATTGGATACAGACGATGGTAATAATATTGCTGTAACTGCTGGTACTTATAATTTTGTACTGGACTTTAGCGATCCTAGCAGTCCTACTTATACAATGGAATAGTTAGTTAAAATTAACTTTGTTCTTATTTTATTTAAAAGGCTGTTTGTGTTTGAATAAACAGCCTTTTTATTTATTTGTCATTCAGAGCGGAGAAAAACGAAGCGAAGAATCTCATAAATATGATCGAATATGAAAAAAATATTACTATGAAAAAAAAACTACTCGTATTATTTTTATTTACCAGCGTCTTTACTTTTGCCCAACAGCAAACAGTAACCTTTACAGTAGCCCCAACACCTTTTGAGGAAACTGATCAAATCACTATTACAGTTACTGATTTAGACCCGCAAGCAGCTTGGGGAGTAACTGATGTTTATCTTTGGGCATGGTCAACTGCAGGCGGCAGTCAAATGGATGCCCCAAATAATGGTACTTGGCAAAATTCTAATGAGGCTCATAAACTAACCAAGAGTGGCAATAACTATTCCATTACGTTTACACCAACCACCTTTTATGGAAGAACAGGAATGACCAGTATTGGTTTTTTAGTAAAAGCTAAAAATGGTGATGGCGATAAAAAATCACAAGACAAAGTAGTAAATGTAGGTACTATTATCGTACCAACCGTTACGGAAGCTCCTGTTCCGACAGGAATGTTAGACGGCATAAACCTCAATCCAACTGATAATACTAAAGCAACGTTGGTACTCTATGCACCAGATAAACAATTCGTAAATCTAATTGGCTCAATGAATAATTGGACACGTGATGACACCAATTACCTCTTAAAAAAAGACAGTTCTAAAGATAGATTTTGGGTAGAACTAACGGGACTGACCCCACAAACTAATATCATGTACCAATATTTGGTGGATGGATTGATTAGAATTGCAGACCCTTATTCTACTACGATTCTAGATGAAAGCAATGATGGTTTTATAAATGCAACAACCTACCCTAATTTACCAACATATCCAACAGGACAAACCAATCATGCGGTAACACTATTAAGAACTGGTGACACGCCATATAATTGGCAAACCACAAATTTTCAACCGCCCGCCAAAACCGATTTGGTCATTTATGAACTACTCATACGAGATTTTGATGCACTGCATAGTTTTGATGCAGTTAAAGGTAGACTAGATTATCTGCAAGACCTAGGTGTAAATGCCATTGAGTTAATGCCTGTAAGTGAATTTGACGGCAACGAATCTTGGGGTTATAACCCCTCTTTTCATATGGCGTTAGATAAGTATTATGGCACACCTACTGCTTTTAAGCAATTGGTTGACGAATGCCATTCACGAGGAATTGCGGTTATTTTAGATGTGGTGTATAACCATGCTACGGGTCAAAACCCATATTACAGAATGTGGAATACAGACAATGGTGGTTATGGTGGAAAAGCAACTACAGACAGTCCGTTTTTTAATCCAGACGCAACACATAGTTACAGTGTTTTTAACGATTTTAACCATAGTAAACAAGCCACAAAAGACTATGTAAAACGTACCGCTCAATATTGGATTGATGAATATAAAATTGATGGTTTTAGATGGGATTTAACTAAAGGATTTACACAAAACTGTACCGATAGCGACCAAAATTGTACAAACCAAGAACAAGCTGATAGAGTAGCTGTTTTAAAAACCTATGCCGATTACCAATGGGAAGTTGACAATGATTTTTATGTCATTTTTGAACATTTAGGTACCAATCAAGAAGAAACCCAATGGGTTAATTATAGGTTAGGTGAAGGCAAAGGCATTATGGTTTGGGGTAATCATAATGGTAATTATAGTGAAGCAACAATGGGCTATCACGATGCGGGAAAATCAGATTTCTCATGGATTTCCTATAAAAATAGAGGCTGGACAGTTCCTGCAAATGTGAGTTATATGGAAAGTCATGATGAAGAACGTTTAATGTATAAAAATCTGGAATTTGGTAATTCAAGTGGCACATATAATATTAAAACATTGGAAACTGCTTTAGACCGAATGGAATTAGCAGGGGCTTTCTATTTTACCATTCCCGGACCTAAAATGATTTGGCAATTTGGCGAATTGGGTTATGATATCAGCATCGATTTTAATGGAAGAGTCGGAAATAAACCAATAAAATGGGAATATTTTAATGAACCCGATCGAAAAGCTATTTATGATACTTGGACCAAATTAATCAAACTAAAAAAGCAAGTTCCTATTTTTAAAACGGATAATTTCACCTTAGATGTTGACAAAACAAACGGTCAGAAAAAGATACATCTGACAGATGACGCTACAAGCCCTGATGTAAAACATATTACCATTATTGGTAATTTTGGAGTAACTGCCCAGAATATAAGTCCCGAGTTTCAACAAACTGGAACTTGGTACGATTTGTTAAATGATAACACTACATTAACAGTATCGAGTACTAGTGCACCTATTAGTTTACAACCTGGTGAATTTAGAATTTACGCCTCTAGTGCTGTTACATTGAGCGTGGAGAATATCTCAATTAATGATTTGGTAAGTATTTACCCCAACCCCGTTACCGATGAATTTAAAATTAACCACCAAACCAATACGGTAAACATTTATGATATTTCAGGACGATTGGTAAAATCGTTTAAAGGTAATTTTGAGTCAAATAATGCATTTGACATTTCAGATTTAAAGCCTGCTTTTTATTTACTAAAATTACAATCTGAACAAGGTGTGGCAACTAAAAAATTGATAAAAAACTAATAAAAAAGACCTCACAGGTTTTCAAAATCTGTGAGGTCTTTTTTAAGCTGTCATTCAGAATATAGAATGAAATATATTGAAGACTCTATTAAATGTGTCTTTTAATTAAAAAGATTCCTCGTGCCTCGGAATGACAAAAAGTTTACAAACTCCATCCATCTCTATAGGTTCTTTTTACATACTTATTGGCCGGATCAAAATTGGTAATTTTCATATTCTCGGCATCCCACAACAATCGCTTTCTTCCATAATATTTAGAACCTCCCCAAAACCCTTTATTCTCTGCCTTAGGATCAACCTCAAAATAAGCTTTTAAAGCCAAATTTCCAATAAGTATACTTTCGGTAAACGGACCGGCATAATCAAAAGAAGAGCTAGTCTCAGCATTTCCGTATCCGGCAATACATGCATTAACCCATTGTAAATAATGACCTTCAGGGACTCTAGCAATGGTTTCTTCAACTTCAAATTGTTCATTTAACGTCAACGGAAGTAATCTAGGATTTGCACCGTAACAATCTGCCATTAATTTTCCTTTAGTACCTATAAAAAGTACGCCACCATCCCAGTTTCCTAATGCCTCATCATCACCTAATTCATCTGGGCGTTCAGGCAATAATCCGCCATCCATCCACGAAACTTTTATCGAACCCTTTCCATCAGTTCTTGGGTACTTTAAATGAATTTTACTAGAATTTGGAAAACTCTTTGGGTAATCAGCAGCTTCAAATTTTCCTTTAAAAGAATCTGAAACACTGCATTCTACAGTATCAGGATATAAAATAGGAAGTATACGGTAAACAGGATCCATAATATGGCAAGCCATATCACCTAGTGCACCCGTTCCAAAATCTGACCAGCCCCTCCAATCAAAAGGCAGATAAGCATCATTATAATCACGCATTTCTGCGGTACCTAACCAAAGATCCCAATTTAACCCTTTAGGTATTCTATGCTTTTTTGTAGGTGTTTGTAATGCTTGTGGCCAAATAGCTCGGTTGGTCCAACATTTAACAGTATGCACATCACCTATGATTCCCGTGTCATGAATTTCTTTCATTTTTCGCACTCCATCACCTGATCCACCCTGATTCCCCATTTGGGTAACTACTTTATATTTTTTTGCAGCTTCGGTAAGCATTCTGGCCTCCCAAATATCATGTGTCAAAGGTTTTTGAACATATACATGCTTACCCATTTGCATAGCTGCATAAGCAGCAACTGCATGAGTATGGTCTGGTGTAGAAACAGAAACTGCATCAATATTCTTCCCTTCCTTTTCTAGCATTTTTCTAAAATCGTTATAGTAACTAGCTTTAGGAAATGACTTTCTTGACTTAACAGCTTGTCTATCATCAACATCACAAAAGGAAACAATATTAACATTAGGACTTTTTGCGAAAGAGGCAATATCACTTGTACCTTTTCCACCAGCACCGATTCCGGCAATATTTAGTTTGTCGCTCGGCGGAACAAAACCATCACCTCCCATAACATGCCTCGGGATAATACTTATACCCGCAGCAGCTACGGCTGATTTTTTAATAAATGACCTTCTGGTTGATTTACCTTTTTTACTCATTCTTTTTTTATTTAAAATTTTGAAACTTCTTTATATGCATTAATTACGGCTTGTTCGCCTTTTTTATCTTTCATAGAATTACCATGTTCCATACCTAATATTCCTTGATAATTTTTGGAATGTATAAATTTAAAAACATTTTTATAATTAATCTCTCCAGTAGTTGGTTCCTTTCTTCCCGGATTATCACCAATTTGAAAATAGGCAATTTCATCCCAAGATTGTTTGATATTCGGAATTAAATTACCTTCTTGTATTTGTTGATGATAGATATCAAATAATATTTTACAGGATGGTGAGTCCACCGCTTTACAAATTTGATACGCCTGAGGTGATTCTGATAAAAATAAACCAGGATGGTCTCTAAAATTTAATGGTTCTAAAACCATTGTTAAGCTATGCGGTTCTAAAATGGCCGAGGCCTGTTTTAAGGTTTCAACAACATGTTCGGTTTGGTACGCCATGTTCTGACGCAGGTCAACATGACCAGGAACTACCGTCATCCATTTGGCATTTACACGTTTTGCAACCTCAACAGATGCTTTTATCTCTGATAGAAACTCTGTTCTTTTTTCTTTATTCCCAGAAGCTAAATTTGCTTCTTTCCAATGAATTGTATGAGCTACAAAAACTCCCATTTCTATACTTCGCTTTTGCATAGTTTTTGCCATGACTTCTTGTTCGGCAATCGGTCGTTTACGCATCTGATTATCTTCAAAAGCGGTAAAGCCTTGGTCGGCCATAAAATTAAGTTGGTCTATAATACTATCACCCGCCAGATTTTTAAACATCCCAGCATGTGGGGCATATTTTAGCGGAAATTCATTTTTCAAATTTGTTTGTTTTGAACGTGTAAGTGGGTAAAAAGTTGAACTTGTTAAAGCAAAAGTACTTGCTAGAGCTGTTTTTTTAAGGAAATTTCTACGTTGCATTCTTAATTTTTGGTGTTTATTCCTACAAAATCTTAGAGAACTTTTATAGGATACTTAATTAATCTTCTAACTCTAACAATTCAATATTTCTGAATTCTACAGGATGACTTTCACTTTGTAAGGATATATAACCTCCTTTTAATGCGTCTCCTATTTTATTTTTAAATTCTGCATTGTAATCATCCATATCTGCTCCACCAATTTGAGGTTTTGAATACCTGAGTACTTCTTTATCATTAATTTTATGAATAATTAATGAATCACTGTGTACCTCAACTTCTAGATTTACCCATTGATCTCCATAATAAGTTTCGGAACTAGAATTAGTACAATGTGCAGTTACCAACTCATCATCCATCACTACATTTGTTCCAGGTGTGCATAAATTTCCTGTAGCCCTACTCGCATTCTCCTTAATACCGCCCAACATCTGGACTTCTATACAAAGTGGGAATTTTTGATCTTTGGCTATTTTTTTAGGATCTTCGCAGTGTATCATAACACCGCTATTTCTGGTTGCCCAACCGGGACCATCTTTAAGTTGCGTGCCTGTAAAACGATATTGTATTTTTAATTTGTAATTTGAAAAAGGTGCTTTGTAATATAAATGTCCAAATCTATTTTTAAATTCATCTCCATACCCATCATAAGAAACTTTGATAACTCCGTTTTCAACCCGAAAAGTATTATGGATATTATCGCCATACTCATAACCTCTAATTTTTGGTGTCCAACTTTCTAAATCTTTACCGTTAAATAAAGAAACCCAATTTTCGGTTACTATATCTTCTGTTTTTGGTGCTGACTTTTCTGCTTCAGGCTTTGTTTTGCAGCTAAATACCATAAGTGAAGCTGAAATAACAATTATCAAGTTTAATTTTCTATACATCTATTTATTATTTATAGCGACCACGCCCTTCCATTTGTTTCGCTTAATGAGATACACCCCTTTTGCTCTCCTGGAACAGGGTCGTATGCCAACACATTTTTGCCAATTTCTTCACTTGTTTTATATGCCCAAACTGCTCTTCCTCGTAACCCTTCCAACGTTTTTAAAACCAATTTCTCTTTATCACTATATGATTTTTGCTGCTCTGGTTTACTTCTTAAGTATTTGGATAAAATAGTATCAAAATCTTCCGTTTTTAAAGCAGGAGGATTTTCACTTAACATCCCTAACTCTTCTAAGACAGCATTTAAGCCTTTTTTATACTTTTCTTTTCCTTCTTCTGTAGCTGTTTTTGAAACATATAAATCGATAAATTCTGGCACATTTACATCTAAAGCTCCAGGTGTAGCCTCGGTTTTAGGTAAAATTAAATCAATCAAATTTTTTAGAACATAGCCTTGCTCTTTTGATAAAAAAACTGGTATCCAAGATGCAGCTTCGGTCTTACAACTTTGAAGCATGCCTATTATTGTTGGAGTTGACACTACATAACCAAATGACAAACCTATCCCTTTTAGTGCGTCTCTTCTATTCATAATTTAAGCTTTTTTAGATTTGAATTGTTTAACTGCATATTGAGCAGCTCTTGCAGTTAATGCCATATAAGTCAATGATGGATTTTGACATCCCGCTGAGGTCATACAGGCACCATCAGTAACATATACATTAGGTACGGTATGGATTTGATTAATAGCGTTAAGCACAGAAGTTTTTGGATCTCTACCCATTCTTGCTGTACCCATTTCATGGATACCAATACCGGGTGCATGCCTTGTGTCAAAAGTTTCAACATCTCTAAAACCTGCTTTTTCTAGCATTTCAGCGGCTTGTTGTTTAATGTCTTCACGCATAGTCAATTCATTCTCTTTCCATTCAGCATCAAAAGTTACTGTTGGTAGGCCCCAATCATCTAATTTTTCATAATCCAATGTCATTTTATTATCATGGTAAGGTAAACATTCGCCGAAACCACCTAAGCCCATACTCCATCCTCCCGGTTTCAATATTGCCTCTTTATATTCGGCTCCATAACCTAATTCAGCAATATGTTCAGTAATACCATACCTTCCCCCTCCTCCTTGGTAACCATAACCTCTTAAAAAATCTTTTCTTTCTGTTTTTTTGTCTCCTAAATTTCTGAATCGTGGAATGTAAATTCCATTAGGCCTTCTTCCTTTATAATATTTATCTTCATAACCATCAACCTTTGCTCTTGCTCCAGATCCTAAGTGATGATCCATAATATTATGGCCCAATTCGCCCGAGTCGTTACCCAATCCATTAGGAAACCTATCTGATTTAGATTGCATTAAAATAGACGTAGAAGCGATTGCAGAGGCACAGCAAAAAATAATATCAGCATTAAAAACATATGTTTCTTTAGTTTCGGTATCAATAACTTTTACTCCTGTGGCTTTCTTCTGTTTATCATCATAAATAATCTCATGAACAATAGAATTTGGTCTCAAAGTCATGTTACCTGTAGCATTTGCAGCTGGCAAAGTTGAAGCATTACTGCTAAAATAACCTCCATAAGGGCAGCCCCTAATACATCTGTTTCTGAATTGACAATTTGTTCTGCCTTTGTGTTTATGATCGCCTGTAATATGTGCAGCTCTACCAATTGTTAATAATCTATCATCGTAATTATTTGCAATTTTCGACTTAAATTCTTCTTCAACACAGGTCAGTTCCATCGGCGGGCTAAAAATTCCATCTGGCAATTGTGGTAATCCCAACTTCTCACCGCTCACGCCAATATAACGTTCAACATAATCATACCAAGGTGCAATATCTTTATACCGTATTGGCCAATCTACACCATAACCGTCTTTAGCATTTGCTGTAAAATCCAGATCACTTAAACGATAACTTTGACGACCCCATGTAATGGAACGTCCACCAACATGATATCCTCGCATCCAATCAAAACGCTTAACTTCGTTATACGGATGTTTAATATCATCTACAAACCAGTGCTTACTTTCTGCCTTTGTTGTATAACCTGTTCTGCTCTGTTTTTCTTGTCTTTTTCTATCTTCTGGAGTACTACTTCCTCGTAACTCCATATCCCAAGGATCATCGTTCATTGTAGGGTATTCACCATGCTTAACCATTCTACCACGCTCTAATACCAATGTTTTTAATCCTTTTTCACAAAGCTCTTTTGCTGCCCAGCCTCCACTAATTCCTGTTCCTATTACTATGGCATCATAATGTTCGTTAAGCATGTTATTCATTTGGCTTTTAAATATTTACGTAATACTTACTTATTAAAAATAATACGATTTGATTAGGTATTGAATAATTTTAAAGCCTAAATTTAATCAAATTATTACTATTTTAATGAAACTTTTGTAATTTTATCATTCAAAAAAATAAGACAACACAATCATTTATTTAAAATATCTTAACCAAACAATTATGACAAAAAACATTCTTTATGCATTATTTGCACTTCTCTTAACTACCGCTTCTTGTAAGAAAACATCACCTAAAACCGATGAAACAGTAGAAGTTGTTTCAGCTGAAAAAAAAGCACCTTTTTTTAAAATCTCATTAGCTCAGTGGTCTTTGCATAAAGCCATACGGAATGAAAAAACCTTAGATCCGATAGGTTTTGCAGAAAAAGCCAAAGAACTAGGTTTTGAAGGTATAGAATATGTATCGGGACTGTACAATGAAAAATTAAAAACTATGAGTATGGATGCTCTTCTTGATTCTTTAAAAGCTAAAAGTACAGCTCATGGTGTTAAAAATGTTTTGATTATGGTAGACGGTGAGGGAAATTTGGCTTCAACGGATGAAAAAGAAAGAAATCAAGCTATTGACAATCACAAAAAATGGGTTGATGCTGCTGCTTTTTTAGGATGTCATGCTATTCGTGTAAACTTAAATGGTGCCACTGAAAAAGATGCTTGGATAGAATCTTCGGTTAAAGGTTTAGGCAAATTGGCCGAATATGGAGCAACCAAAAACATCAATGTAATCGTTGAAAATCACGGTGGGTTTTCTTCAAATGCAGATTTATTGAGCGAAGTTATGACCAAAATTAATATGGATAATTGTGGAACACTACCCGACTTTGGCAACTTTCGCATATCCAAAGATGAACTTTATGACTATTACAAAGGTACAGAAATCTTAATGAAGCATGCCAAAGCAGTTAGTGCTAAATCTTATGATTTTGATACAGATGGTAATGAAACTACTCTAGATTACACTCGTTTATTACAAATTGTAAAAGATGCAGGATATACCGGATATATCGGAGTTGAATATGAAGGAAGCCGTTTGAGTGAAGAAGAGGGTATTGAAGCTACCAAACAATTATTAATAAATGCTGCTAAAAAGTTAAATTAAGAATAAAAAATTAATCTATGCCAAAAAAAATAAGATTGGGAATTCTAGGTGGTGGAGGTGATTCACTTATAGGTGTGTTACATCGTGTTGCCTCACACATTAATGATAATTATAAAATTGTTGGAGCTGTTTTTAATCCTAACTATAATGACAATTTAAGTTTTGCCAAAGAAATAGACATTCCAACTAATAGAATTTATAAGGATTTTGATACTTTAATTGATGAAGAACTAAAGCTGCCCGAAGATGAACGAATTCAAGTTTGTTCTATACTCACTCCAAATTTTTTGCATTTTCCAATGGCTAAAAAATTATTGGAAAATGGATTCAATGTGATTTGTGAAAAACCAATGACTACAACTTACGAGGAGGCTAAAATTTTACAGGAAATTTTAAATGATTCTGATTTGACTTTTGCGGTTACACATACTTATACTGGCTATCCAATGACTCGCCAAATGCGTGAAATGATAAAAGATGGAGTAATTGGCAACATGCAAAAAGTAGATGCCCAATACTATCAAGGATGGATAAACCCAATCATACACGATAAGTCTAAACGTAGTTCAACGTGGCGATTAGATCCTGAAAAATCAGGAATTAGCTGTTGTATGGGTGATATAGGTGTGCATGCCTTTAATATGATTGAGTTTACAACGGGAATGCAGGTAAAGTCTATTTTAGCTGATCTCAATTACTTATACGAAGACAATAAAATGGATATTGACGGAACTGTTTTAGTACGATTTGATAGCAATGCTAAAGGCGTTATCCGTTCCAGTCAGATTGCTACAGGAGAAGAAAATGGATTGACTATTGCTGTTTACGGAGACAAAGGTGCTCTTAAATGGGAACAAGAGAATCCTAATTTTTTATATCTGTTGAGTGATGACAAACCTTTGCAAGTTTATAAACCGGGACATGCTTACAATTCAGAGCTGTCTTTAGATGGTACAAAATTACCTCCTGGGCATCCTGAAGGTATTTTTGATGCCATGGCAAATATTTATTTAGGTGTAGCCAGAGCCATAAGAGGCGAGAAGTACAATTCTGGGGAATTCCCAACAATGAGTGACGGTGTACGCGGACTTAACTTTATTGAAAGTACCGTAAATTCTCATAAACAAGGAAATAGTTGGGTAGATTTGGATTGAATTATTCTAAGAAAATTTACCCAATTTTAGTTGTTCTGTTGCATGGTTTGCTGCTCTTGCTGTAAAAGCCATATATGTTAATGATGGGTTTACACAACTTGACGAAGTCATAAATGCTCCATCTGTAACATACACATTAGGTACTGAGTGTACTTGATTATTTCTGTTTAGTATTGATGTTTTGGGATTCTCACCCATTCTTGCTCCACCCATTTCGTGAATACCTAATCCAGGGCCAGATGGTTCATCATAAGCTTTTACATCTTTAAACCCTGCCGCCTTAAACATGCTAACAATCTCTTTTTTAATGTCTTCTCGCATGTTGTATTCATTCTCTTTGAATTCAACATCAAAATCTAAT from Aureibaculum sp. 2308TA14-22 includes:
- a CDS encoding SusE domain-containing protein, which gives rise to MKNIFYKLLLLVVAPLVMVSCDDNAPLTELNSSASVTANLSNASVVLERDNADGEALTITWTQPNFGYNAAPSYTIYMDNAGDNFSEPETVTTGKELQKSFTVAELNSILLNLELEEGTATDVEVKVVAELGDYHGVESSVMTLNATAYQDKLDLSTTWGVVGSATTNGWDGPDMPFYKTSTADVYVAYVMLADGEIKFRENNSWDLNYGDTGADNTLEENGDNIAVNAGTYKITFNLGALTYTIEPFTWGLVGSATPNGWDGPDVPLEYDPFSDTWKAIVSLVDGEIKVRQNNDWGVNYGDANGDNVLDTDGDNNIAVTADTYLVTVNFNDFSYSLESIDVWGIVGSATPNGWDGPDTKFKLDYGQDGVWYLNNMTLVDGEIKFRQNDAWDVNYGDANGDNVLDTDDGNNIAVTAGTYNFVLDFSDPSSPTYTME
- a CDS encoding 3-keto-disaccharide hydrolase, whose product is MYRKLNLIIVISASLMVFSCKTKPEAEKSAPKTEDIVTENWVSLFNGKDLESWTPKIRGYEYGDNIHNTFRVENGVIKVSYDGYGDEFKNRFGHLYYKAPFSNYKLKIQYRFTGTQLKDGPGWATRNSGVMIHCEDPKKIAKDQKFPLCIEVQMLGGIKENASRATGNLCTPGTNVVMDDELVTAHCTNSSSETYYGDQWVNLEVEVHSDSLIIHKINDKEVLRYSKPQIGGADMDDYNAEFKNKIGDALKGGYISLQSESHPVEFRNIELLELED
- a CDS encoding GMC oxidoreductase, translating into MNNMLNEHYDAIVIGTGISGGWAAKELCEKGLKTLVLERGRMVKHGEYPTMNDDPWDMELRGSSTPEDRKRQEKQSRTGYTTKAESKHWFVDDIKHPYNEVKRFDWMRGYHVGGRSITWGRQSYRLSDLDFTANAKDGYGVDWPIRYKDIAPWYDYVERYIGVSGEKLGLPQLPDGIFSPPMELTCVEEEFKSKIANNYDDRLLTIGRAAHITGDHKHKGRTNCQFRNRCIRGCPYGGYFSSNASTLPAANATGNMTLRPNSIVHEIIYDDKQKKATGVKVIDTETKETYVFNADIIFCCASAIASTSILMQSKSDRFPNGLGNDSGELGHNIMDHHLGSGARAKVDGYEDKYYKGRRPNGIYIPRFRNLGDKKTERKDFLRGYGYQGGGGRYGITEHIAELGYGAEYKEAILKPGGWSMGLGGFGECLPYHDNKMTLDYEKLDDWGLPTVTFDAEWKENELTMREDIKQQAAEMLEKAGFRDVETFDTRHAPGIGIHEMGTARMGRDPKTSVLNAINQIHTVPNVYVTDGACMTSAGCQNPSLTYMALTARAAQYAVKQFKSKKA
- a CDS encoding alpha-amylase family glycosyl hydrolase encodes the protein MKKKLLVLFLFTSVFTFAQQQTVTFTVAPTPFEETDQITITVTDLDPQAAWGVTDVYLWAWSTAGGSQMDAPNNGTWQNSNEAHKLTKSGNNYSITFTPTTFYGRTGMTSIGFLVKAKNGDGDKKSQDKVVNVGTIIVPTVTEAPVPTGMLDGINLNPTDNTKATLVLYAPDKQFVNLIGSMNNWTRDDTNYLLKKDSSKDRFWVELTGLTPQTNIMYQYLVDGLIRIADPYSTTILDESNDGFINATTYPNLPTYPTGQTNHAVTLLRTGDTPYNWQTTNFQPPAKTDLVIYELLIRDFDALHSFDAVKGRLDYLQDLGVNAIELMPVSEFDGNESWGYNPSFHMALDKYYGTPTAFKQLVDECHSRGIAVILDVVYNHATGQNPYYRMWNTDNGGYGGKATTDSPFFNPDATHSYSVFNDFNHSKQATKDYVKRTAQYWIDEYKIDGFRWDLTKGFTQNCTDSDQNCTNQEQADRVAVLKTYADYQWEVDNDFYVIFEHLGTNQEETQWVNYRLGEGKGIMVWGNHNGNYSEATMGYHDAGKSDFSWISYKNRGWTVPANVSYMESHDEERLMYKNLEFGNSSGTYNIKTLETALDRMELAGAFYFTIPGPKMIWQFGELGYDISIDFNGRVGNKPIKWEYFNEPDRKAIYDTWTKLIKLKKQVPIFKTDNFTLDVDKTNGQKKIHLTDDATSPDVKHITIIGNFGVTAQNISPEFQQTGTWYDLLNDNTTLTVSSTSAPISLQPGEFRIYASSAVTLSVENISINDLVSIYPNPVTDEFKINHQTNTVNIYDISGRLVKSFKGNFESNNAFDISDLKPAFYLLKLQSEQGVATKKLIKN
- a CDS encoding Gfo/Idh/MocA family protein: MSKKGKSTRRSFIKKSAVAAAGISIIPRHVMGGDGFVPPSDKLNIAGIGAGGKGTSDIASFAKSPNVNIVSFCDVDDRQAVKSRKSFPKASYYNDFRKMLEKEGKNIDAVSVSTPDHTHAVAAYAAMQMGKHVYVQKPLTHDIWEARMLTEAAKKYKVVTQMGNQGGSGDGVRKMKEIHDTGIIGDVHTVKCWTNRAIWPQALQTPTKKHRIPKGLNWDLWLGTAEMRDYNDAYLPFDWRGWSDFGTGALGDMACHIMDPVYRILPILYPDTVECSVSDSFKGKFEAADYPKSFPNSSKIHLKYPRTDGKGSIKVSWMDGGLLPERPDELGDDEALGNWDGGVLFIGTKGKLMADCYGANPRLLPLTLNEQFEVEETIARVPEGHYLQWVNACIAGYGNAETSSSFDYAGPFTESILIGNLALKAYFEVDPKAENKGFWGGSKYYGRKRLLWDAENMKITNFDPANKYVKRTYRDGWSL
- a CDS encoding gluconate 2-dehydrogenase subunit 3 family protein produces the protein MNRRDALKGIGLSFGYVVSTPTIIGMLQSCKTEAASWIPVFLSKEQGYVLKNLIDLILPKTEATPGALDVNVPEFIDLYVSKTATEEGKEKYKKGLNAVLEELGMLSENPPALKTEDFDTILSKYLRSKPEQQKSYSDKEKLVLKTLEGLRGRAVWAYKTSEEIGKNVLAYDPVPGEQKGCISLSETNGRAWSL
- a CDS encoding hydroxypyruvate isomerase family protein, which gives rise to MQRRNFLKKTALASTFALTSSTFYPLTRSKQTNLKNEFPLKYAPHAGMFKNLAGDSIIDQLNFMADQGFTAFEDNQMRKRPIAEQEVMAKTMQKRSIEMGVFVAHTIHWKEANLASGNKEKRTEFLSEIKASVEVAKRVNAKWMTVVPGHVDLRQNMAYQTEHVVETLKQASAILEPHSLTMVLEPLNFRDHPGLFLSESPQAYQICKAVDSPSCKILFDIYHQQIQEGNLIPNIKQSWDEIAYFQIGDNPGRKEPTTGEINYKNVFKFIHSKNYQGILGMEHGNSMKDKKGEQAVINAYKEVSKF
- a CDS encoding sugar phosphate isomerase/epimerase family protein — its product is MTKNILYALFALLLTTASCKKTSPKTDETVEVVSAEKKAPFFKISLAQWSLHKAIRNEKTLDPIGFAEKAKELGFEGIEYVSGLYNEKLKTMSMDALLDSLKAKSTAHGVKNVLIMVDGEGNLASTDEKERNQAIDNHKKWVDAAAFLGCHAIRVNLNGATEKDAWIESSVKGLGKLAEYGATKNINVIVENHGGFSSNADLLSEVMTKINMDNCGTLPDFGNFRISKDELYDYYKGTEILMKHAKAVSAKSYDFDTDGNETTLDYTRLLQIVKDAGYTGYIGVEYEGSRLSEEEGIEATKQLLINAAKKLN